A portion of the Carcharodon carcharias isolate sCarCar2 chromosome 18, sCarCar2.pri, whole genome shotgun sequence genome contains these proteins:
- the rabl3 gene encoding rab-like protein 3 — protein MASLERVKVLVLGDSGVGKSSLVHLLCHNQVLGNPSWTVGCSVDVRVHDYKEGTPAEKTYYIELWDVGGSVGNASSIKSTRAVFYNSVNGVILVHDCTNKKSSQNLYRWSLEALNKDSSPTGVIVTNGDYDREQFADNQIPLLVIGTKLDQIHETKRNEVLTRTAFLAEDFNAEEINLDCTNPRYLAAGSSNAVKLSRFFDKVIEKRYFSRDGNQIPGFADRKRFGAASTLKVLHYD, from the exons ATGGCGTCTTTGGAGCGAGTAaaggtgttggtgttgggggatTCAG GAGTTGGGAAATCATCTCTTGTCCACTTGTTGTGCCACAACCAGGTGTTGGGAAATCCATCTTGGACAGTTGGATGCTCAGttgatgtgagg GTTCATGACTATAAAGAAGGCACCCCAGCTGAGAAAACTTACTACATTGAACTGTGGGATGTTGGTGGATCTGTGGGCAATGCCAGCAGTATTAAAAGTACTAGAGCTGTATTTTACAACTCTGTGAATG GTGTAATATTAGTGCATGACTGTACGAACAAAAAATCATCCCAGAATCTGTATCGGTGGTCATTAGAAGCTTTAAATAAGGACTCCTCTCCAACTGGAGTCATAGTAACGAATGG GGACTATGATCGTGAACAGTTTGCGGATAACCAGATTCCATTATTGGTGATTGGTACTAAGTTGGACCAAATTCATGAAACTAAAAGGAATGAGGTTTTGACAAGGACTGCATTCTTGGCAGAGGACTTCAATGCTGAAGAAATTAACCTG GATTGTACCAATCCACGGTATTTGGCTGCAGGATCTTCCAATGCTGTGAAACTGAGCCGATTTTTTGATAAA GTAATAGAAAAGAGGTATTTTTCACGTGATGGTAATCAG